CTGCTCCTTGGCGCCCTCCCAGCCGAAGACGAAGCTGGCGCTGGTGCACGCCCAGACCACGGCCCGGGCGCCGCGCTCGGCGAGCTCGGCGACCCCGGCCGCGAGGCGGGCCGCCGACCCCATCTCCAGCAGGGCGTCCACCCGATGGGCGTCCTCACCGATGTCGGTGTGGACCAGCGGAAGCCGGATGTCGCCGCTGTCGCCGCCGAGCATGCCTTCCAGGCGCGGGTATTCGTCCTCGGCGGAGTATCCGGGGTAGAGAAAGCCGACCGTGTCCGGGGCCGGGTGCGTCGAGTCCACCATGACTGCCTCCTTGACTGGCGGCCCCCGCGAGCGCCGCCCCTGCACTGCTGTCACTTCTCATACACCGCGGAAGCCCGGCGGGTTCCCACCCGCCGGGCACACCGGGCCTTCGCCTCACCCCGCGGCAGGGCCGCCGGAATCGTCGAGGTAGGGGCCCTCGCCGAGGCCGGTGCCGAAGCCCGGGTCGAGCCCGTCGGCCGGGTCGCCGTCCGACCCCGGCGGGGCCGCCCCGGCCAGCGCCGCCTCGGGCTCGTCCACCACGGACTCGACCGCCTCCACGGCCCCGAGCATCGACTCGACGACCGGGTCCGTCACCGGGAACGGGCCGCTCGGCGACACGGACATCCCCGCCGGCCCGGACCGGGCGGCCGGGTCCAGCAGCGCCTGGTACGGGCCCACGGCCTGGGCGCCGATCGCCCGCAGCGCCGCCCACATGGTGACCTGGTTCGCGGACAGCACGGGCATCCGCAGCTCCGCCTCCAGCTGCGGGATCACGTCGTAGGTCGGCAGATTGGTGCAGCTGATGAAGAGCGCGTCGGTGGCCCCGACCACCGCTTGCCGGGCCATGTCGACCACATCGCGGTACGGCACCTTCCAGATGTGCCGGGTCAGTCCGAGGTACGCCCGACCGGTGACGGTCATCCCGCCCTCGGCCAGATACTCCTCCAGCGAGTCGGTGACGGACTGGGTGTACGGCGTCACCACCGCGATCCGCCGGGCGCCGATCTCCCGCAGCGCCTCCAGCAGCGCGCCCGAGGTGGTCAGCGACGGGATCTCACCCGCCTGGGACATGGCCGCGCACATCGCGCGCTCCCCGGCGACACCGCCGACGAAACTGCCCGAGGTGCACGCGTACGCCACCACTTCCGGTGCGACGGCCGCCAGCGCCTGCACCGCGTCGTGCAAGGTCTCGTGCTCACTTACGAGCCGCGCCAGGTCGAGGCTCACCTCGACGGGTACGAACGGGGTACGGGTGAGGTGGAGGGATACCTCGTCCGGCACCCAGCGCCACAGCTCACGGTCGAGTGCGAAGTCGAACGGTGCCACCACACCCACGCCGCGCTGCGGCTGTGGGCCACCCAGAAAAGAGACGTCCAAAGCGAGCCCCAATACGGAACGGAGGGACTGGACCATTGGCCAGAGATTTTGGATGGAGAGAGCCGGCCTGATGCCGGGGACGCCGGGACAGATGCCGTTGTTGACGACGGTAGTTTCCGCTGCCTAGCGTGGTCAATCCTCAAACTGAGGCGTCTGCCCCCTCCTTTTCCAGGCAAACCCATCCACGTTTCGAAACGGTTTCCCGCCTATGTCCGAAAGCACAGTTGTCGTCTTCGGCGACCAGCCACCGGTCCACCTGGACCGGGTGGCCGGCCGGGCCAAGGTGCTCGTCTGTGACGAGAATTCGCTGCCCCAGGCGCTCCCCACCGCGGATGTGCTCCTGGTCTGGGATTTCACCTCCGACGCGGTCCGCGACGCCTGGCCCGGTGAGGGTCCCCGGCCGGCGTGGGTCCATACCGCGAGCGCGGGAGTGGACCGGCTGCTCTGCCCCGAACTCGTCGCGTCCGACACGGTACTGACCAATGCCCGAGGGGTCTTCGAGCAGCCGATCGCGGAGTATGTGGCCGGTCTGGTGGTCGCCATGGCCAAGGACTTCCACGGAAGCTGGGAGCTCCAGCGGCAGCGACGCTGGCAGCACCGCGAGACGATGCGGCTGGCCGGGACGCGCGCCGTGGTCGTGGGCGCGGGCCCCATCGGCCGGGCGATCGGCTCCACCCTGGCCGCGCTCGGCGTGGTGGTCGACCTGGTGGGCCGCACCGCGCGGCAGGGCGTGCGCGGCGGCGACGAGCTGCCCGAGCTGCTTCCGTCGGCCGACTGGGTGGTGAGCGCGGCGCCGCTCACCGACGCCAACCGCGGCATGTTCGACCGCACCGTCTTCGACCGGATGAAGTCCACCGCCCGGTTCATCAACGTCGGCCGCGGCCCCCTGGTCGTCGAGAAGGACCTCACGGCGGCCCTGGTCGCCCGGCGGATCGCCGGCGCCGCCCTGGACGTCTTCGAACACGAGCCGCTGGCCTCGGACGATCCCCTGTGGGACGTGCCCGGGCTGTTCGTGTCGCCCCATATGAGCGGCGACACGGTCGGGTGGCGCGACCACCTGGCCGACCAGTTCCAGGACAACTACGAGCGCTGGTGCGCGGGCGAACCACTGCTCAACATCGTCGACAAACGCCTCGGGTACGTACCGGTGGACTGATCGCAGGACCCTGAACGGAGAGCCGGATGACCGACATTCACGACCTGACAGCCGTTCAACTCGTCGAGCGCTATGCCTCCGGCGAGCTCTCCCCCGTCGAGGCGACCCGTGCCGTCCTCCACCGGATCGAGCAGATTCAGCCGGAGGTGAACGCCTTCACCCGGGTGGACGCCGAGGACGCGCTGCGGCAGGCGGAGGAGTCCGCCGAGCGGTGGCGGCGCGGGGCCCCGGTGGGCCTGGTGGACGGCGTCCCGGTGTCGGTGAAGGACATCCTGTTGCAGCGCGGCGCCCCCACCCTGCGCGGCTCGCGGACCGTACGGCCCGAGGGCAAGGCGTGGGACGAGGACGCGCCCTCGGTGGCGCGGCTGCGCGAGCACGGCGCGGTGTTCGTGGGGAAGACCACGACCCCGGAGTTCGGCTGGAAGGGCGTCACCGACAGCCCGGCCCACGGGGTCACCGGCAATCCGTACGACCCCCAGCGGACCGCGGGCGGCTCCAGTGGCGGCAGCGCGGCCGCGGTCGCGCTGGGCGCGGGTCCGCTGAGCCTGGGGACGGACGGCGGGGGCTCGGTCCGTATCCCGGCGGCCTTCTGCGGCATCTTCGCGCTGAAACCCACCTATGGGAGGGTTCCGCTCTATCCGGCGAGCGCGTTCGGCACCCTGGCCCATGTGGGGCCGATGACCCGGGACGCGGCGGACGCGGCGCTGCTGATGGATGTGATCTCCGGCCCGGACTGGCGCGACTGGTCGCAGCTGGGTCCCGTCGAGGGCGGCTTCCGGGAGGCGCTCACCTCCGGCGGGGGCGGGGTGGACGGCCTGCGGGTCGCCTACAGCCCCGCGCTCGGCGGCACGGCCGTGGTCGACCCGGAGGTGGCCGCGTCGGTGCGGCGGGCGGTGGACCTGCTGGCGGAGCTGGGCGCGGTGGTCGAGGAGATCGACCCGGGGTTCGAGGACCCGGTGGAGGCGTTCCACACGCTGTGGTTCAGCGGCGCGGCCCGGGTGGTGCAGCCGCTGGGGCAGGAGGACTGGGAGCTGCTGGACCCGGGGCTGCGCGAGATCTGCGCCCAGGGGGCGTCGTACAGCGCGCTGGACTATCTGGCGGCCGTGGACGTGCGGATGGCCCTCGGCCACGCCATGGGGCGGTTCCACTCCGCGTACGACCTGCTGGTCACCCCCGCGCTGCCGATCACCGCGTTCGAGGCGGGGGTCGAGGTGCCCAAGGGGTTGGAGCACACCCGGTGGACCGGCTGGACGCCGTTCACCTACCCGTTCAACCTGACCCAGCAGCCCGCGGCGTCGGTGCCGTGCGGCCTCAGCGGCGCGGGCCTGCCGATCGGGGTGCAGCTGGTGGGCGCGCGCCACGCGGACGCGCTCGTGCTGCGCGCGGCGCACGCGCTGTTCGAGGCGGGGCTGGCGGACGAGGTGCGTCCGCCGACGGCATAACGCCCGTTGCCGGGTCCGGGGCGGCTACGCCCCGGACCCGTGCCCGGCGCATGCGCCGCGCCGGACCCGGCCCATGAGCCGCGCCGGGCACGGACCGAGGGCCTGCGCCCGGCGCGAGCCGAGGTCTACGCCCGGCGGAAGTTCAGCGTCTCCCCCAGCGCCCCCGCGCGCCACAGGTCCTGGCAGGCGTCCGCCATGCGGTCGAGGCCGTCCACGATCGTTCCCCAGACGATCCCGGGCACCCAGCCCGCGTCACCGTTGATCAGCAGGTTGTTCCGCTCGTAGAAGAGCGCCAGGTCGATCACCTGCCGCCGCCCCTGGTGCTTGGCCTCGGTCTCGTATCCGTACGACTTGGTCCCGAGCTGGGTGTCCGTGAAGGTGAAGTAACACAGGTCCCCGGGGATCGGGGTGATCGTCGGGTTCTCGAGGGGCGGCTCCTCGGGCGCGAAGGGGGGCAGCAGGGTGTAGATCTCATTGCGTGCGTACTTCGCGTGGTACACATCACCCCCGAGCGGCAGCGCGTTCCACACCGCGTCGCAGGTGATCGGCGCGAGCTCGTCAAGGAGCTTGGCCGTGCAACTCACCCCGCGCTTGTCGAGCGAGACCTCGATGAACCGGTCGGCTCGGTCAACCATCGACTTTCCTCCAGGTCGCTTCGGAACCAGTCCTGTCCCAGGGGACTACCCAGACATCGGCTGTATCAAGGGCCGGAAACGACCCGCATACATTTGCCGGAGTCGGGTAGCCGCGCGCCCATGGCTCCACCACGTGGGAAAGACACCAATAGCAGAGAAATAGCCAAAATGGGCCCAAGCCGCCGCGCTCTTCTCGCCGGCGGTGCGGCCCTGGGCCTGCTGGGCGCGGCCGGCTGTAGCCGGGTGTCCGGCTCGGGCGCCAAGGACGGGGGCAATCTGCTGGAGCGACTCCGGTCGCAAGGGACGGTCCGGCTGGGAATTGCGGGGGAGATCCCATTCGGCTACATCGACGAGAACGGCGAGTTCACCGGCGAGGCGCCGGAGATCGCGAAAGTCATCTTCAAGCGGCTGGGGGTGCCCAAGGTCCAGCCGGTGCCGACCGAGTTCGGCTCGCTCATCCCGGGCCTTCGCTCGCAGCAGTTCGACGTGGTCTCGGCGGGGATGTACATCAACCCCGAGCGCTGCGCCCAAGTGATCTTCTCGGACCCCGACTACCGCATGCGTGACGCGTTCATCGTGCGCAAGGGGAACCCCAAGAATCTGCACAATTACGAAGACATCTTCAAGAAGAAGGCCAAAATGGCCACCGGCACCGCCTACGCCGAGATCGGCTACGCGGAGGACGTCGGGATCAAGCAGAGCGACATGCTGATCCTCCCCGACCAGCTGGCCGGGCTGCTGGCCGTGGAACAGGGCCGGGCCGATGTCTTCGCGGGCACGACCGTGACCGTGCACAACGTGGTGAAGCAGCGGAACAGCCGGCTGGCCGAGGCCACCGAGCCGTTCCAGGCATACGTCGACGGCAAACCGGACATCGGCGCCGGCGGCTTCGCCTTCCGGCCGGAGGAGACCAAGCTCCGGGACGCCTTCAACGTCGAGCTGCACAAGATGAAGAAGAGCGGCGAGCTGCTGCGGATCGTGCGGCCCTTCGGCTTCACCAAGGAAGAGATGACCGA
This genomic interval from Streptomyces asiaticus contains the following:
- a CDS encoding maleate cis-trans isomerase family protein yields the protein MDVSFLGGPQPQRGVGVVAPFDFALDRELWRWVPDEVSLHLTRTPFVPVEVSLDLARLVSEHETLHDAVQALAAVAPEVVAYACTSGSFVGGVAGERAMCAAMSQAGEIPSLTTSGALLEALREIGARRIAVVTPYTQSVTDSLEEYLAEGGMTVTGRAYLGLTRHIWKVPYRDVVDMARQAVVGATDALFISCTNLPTYDVIPQLEAELRMPVLSANQVTMWAALRAIGAQAVGPYQALLDPAARSGPAGMSVSPSGPFPVTDPVVESMLGAVEAVESVVDEPEAALAGAAPPGSDGDPADGLDPGFGTGLGEGPYLDDSGGPAAG
- a CDS encoding D-2-hydroxyacid dehydrogenase, producing the protein MSESTVVVFGDQPPVHLDRVAGRAKVLVCDENSLPQALPTADVLLVWDFTSDAVRDAWPGEGPRPAWVHTASAGVDRLLCPELVASDTVLTNARGVFEQPIAEYVAGLVVAMAKDFHGSWELQRQRRWQHRETMRLAGTRAVVVGAGPIGRAIGSTLAALGVVVDLVGRTARQGVRGGDELPELLPSADWVVSAAPLTDANRGMFDRTVFDRMKSTARFINVGRGPLVVEKDLTAALVARRIAGAALDVFEHEPLASDDPLWDVPGLFVSPHMSGDTVGWRDHLADQFQDNYERWCAGEPLLNIVDKRLGYVPVD
- a CDS encoding amidase — translated: MTDIHDLTAVQLVERYASGELSPVEATRAVLHRIEQIQPEVNAFTRVDAEDALRQAEESAERWRRGAPVGLVDGVPVSVKDILLQRGAPTLRGSRTVRPEGKAWDEDAPSVARLREHGAVFVGKTTTPEFGWKGVTDSPAHGVTGNPYDPQRTAGGSSGGSAAAVALGAGPLSLGTDGGGSVRIPAAFCGIFALKPTYGRVPLYPASAFGTLAHVGPMTRDAADAALLMDVISGPDWRDWSQLGPVEGGFREALTSGGGGVDGLRVAYSPALGGTAVVDPEVAASVRRAVDLLAELGAVVEEIDPGFEDPVEAFHTLWFSGAARVVQPLGQEDWELLDPGLREICAQGASYSALDYLAAVDVRMALGHAMGRFHSAYDLLVTPALPITAFEAGVEVPKGLEHTRWTGWTPFTYPFNLTQQPAASVPCGLSGAGLPIGVQLVGARHADALVLRAAHALFEAGLADEVRPPTA
- a CDS encoding DUF3830 family protein, which produces MVDRADRFIEVSLDKRGVSCTAKLLDELAPITCDAVWNALPLGGDVYHAKYARNEIYTLLPPFAPEEPPLENPTITPIPGDLCYFTFTDTQLGTKSYGYETEAKHQGRRQVIDLALFYERNNLLINGDAGWVPGIVWGTIVDGLDRMADACQDLWRAGALGETLNFRRA
- the ehuB gene encoding ectoine/hydroxyectoine ABC transporter substrate-binding protein EhuB; its protein translation is MAPPRGKDTNSREIAKMGPSRRALLAGGAALGLLGAAGCSRVSGSGAKDGGNLLERLRSQGTVRLGIAGEIPFGYIDENGEFTGEAPEIAKVIFKRLGVPKVQPVPTEFGSLIPGLRSQQFDVVSAGMYINPERCAQVIFSDPDYRMRDAFIVRKGNPKNLHNYEDIFKKKAKMATGTAYAEIGYAEDVGIKQSDMLILPDQLAGLLAVEQGRADVFAGTTVTVHNVVKQRNSRLAEATEPFQAYVDGKPDIGAGGFAFRPEETKLRDAFNVELHKMKKSGELLRIVRPFGFTKEEMTDLTAKELCS